TAAACCGTGAATGAATAAATTAAAAGTTAGAACTTAAAAACTGAAACTCATTTTTAAAATAATTTATTTGAAACAAATATTTATTAGAATTTAATCGATGAGAAACAGGTAAATAGCTAAATATTTGAGTTTTTCTTTAAGGCTTTGCTAAATTATGGGCATAAGATGTTGTTTTTTGGTTTCAAGCCCCTACGAAAATTGTAATTTTGAGCAAATTGATACATAGTCTTAACAAGAACATCGGCATTATACTGAGGGCTTGTTGGCAATAAGCCTAACCGATCCAATAATATATAAATTATGACTTTAAAAGGGAGTACATCATGAGTTTAGTTGTACCTGCTGAACATCCTGAAACCGTACATAACGAAACGGATCGTGTCGAGCGCATTTTAGTGGTCGATGACGATGTGCGTTTACGTACCCTCTTGCAACGTTTTTTGGAAGATAAAGGCTTTGTTGTAAAAACTGCCCATGATGCCTCACAAATGGATCGTTTATTACAACGTGAGTTATTTTCACTTATCGTGCTCGACTTTATGTTGCCCGTTGAAGATGGTTTAAGTATTTGTCGTCGTTTACGTCAGTCAAATATTGATACTCCAATTATCATGTTAACTGCACGTGGTAGTGACTCTGACCGTATTGCTGGTCTTGAAGCCGGCGCAGATGACTATTTACCAAAACCATTTAACCCAAATGAACTTTTAGCACGTATTCGCGCAGTATTGCGTCGTCAGGTACGTGAAGTTCCGGGTGCGCCAAGCCAACAAGTTGAAGTGGTTAGCTTCGGTCCATGGTCTCTAGATTTATCTACACGTACACTAACTCGTGAAGGACAAATCGTTACATTGACTACAGGTGAATTTGCCGTATTAAAAGCTTTGGTACAGCATCCACGTGAACCTTTAACACGCGACAAGCTCATGAACTTGGCTCGTGGCCGTGAATGGGGTGCAATGGAACGTTCTATTGATGTTCAAGTGTCTCGTCTACGCCGCTTAATTGAAGATAACCCGGCACGCGCACGTTACATTCAAACTGTATGGGGCGTAGGTTATGTGTTTGTTCCGGATGGTGCTGAATAAGCTTGAGATAAAATAGAGTGAGTTTAGAGCCAATACCACCGCAAACCTTTACCGACTACGTTGCGTACTCAGAGCGTAAACGGACCCGATGGGAACGTTTTCTCGATAAGATTAAGCCACGTTCTGCGGCCATGCGTACCACAATTTTGGTACTGCTGGTGGTACTCTTTAGCTTATTTATGTCATTGTGGTTTTTTTGGCGAACCCTCTATTTACCTGAAATTCAGCAACATGCACGCTATCTAGCAGTTGAACTAGAACTGGTAAATAACCCTAATATTCGTATTTTTCATCGCGATAGCGAAGTTGACGTCGACACATGGTTACGTAATCGGGTTGGCATTGAATATGTCACGAACCCCAAAGAATATCCAAGTGTTCGCGATAAAATTATTGCCGAGTTTTTTACCAACCAAGTTGAGCAAAAACTGGCAAATGAAATTGGCGCAAAAGACGTTACTGTCTATTTCCAATTTAAACCTAGCCCACGTATCTGGATTCAAACGCCAGAAATGCATGGTAACTGGGTTCGTGAACCTTTAAAAACCTATGCCAACTATAGCCCCGAGCTACTGGTAGGCTGGGTTGTGGGTGTCCCATTAGTTTCGGCCATCATTATTTTAATTTTGGTTCGACAAATGAACCGACCATTACGTCGTTTGCAAAATGCTGCCAACGAATACAGTAAGTCTGGAACTGCACCTTATTTAGATACTAACCATGGCCCTTTAGAAATTCGCCAAGTAAACCAAGCATTTAACCGTATGGTATATACGCTTGAACAAACGGAGCGTGAAAGACGAATCATGCTAGCGGGAATTTCACATGATTTAAGGACTCCCCTTACACGTATTCGTTTAACTGCAGAGATGCTACCTGATGAGTTTCTACGTGAAGGTCTGGTTTATGACGTAGATGATATGGATGCGATTCTAAATCAATTCATCTCATATATGCGTGATGGTTCAGATGAGGAATTAAAAGACACCAATATCAATATTCTTTTGCAAGAATTGGTGGTTCAGTTTAAACCCCTTGATATTCGCTTTAACATGCAGGATGTTCCCATTATTCCTGCACGCAGCCTCTCTTTAAAACGACTTATTGCCAACCTCATTAATAACGCAAAGCGTTATGGTGCTGAACCAATCGAACTCAGTGCAAAGGTTGAAAATGAACATATTTTAATTACGGTTGCTGACCATGGTGAAGGCATTCCTGAAGATCAAATAGAAGAATTAATGCAGCCTTTTGTAAGAGGCAACTCGGCTAGAACGATTCAGGGAAGCGGTTTGGGTCTTGCCATTGTTAAACGTATTGTCGATATTCACCAAGGTGAAATCCAGATTCACAATCGTGAACAAGGCGGTTTAGAGGTAATTATTTCTTTACCAATTCCAAAACCCGCTCCTGAAGAAAATACAACGCACAATCCTTTAGAAAAAATCAAACAAACTTTAAGTGAGCGCTTTTAATTTGAGCAATTGAATATTTAAAGCGCTATTTTAAACCTCAAAAAAGCCAATAATAATCAATATATTAAAAATCATAAAAATAAGTTATACCCGCATTTATTTAAAAAATTAGACCTTAGCCTAACACCTATGCACTTTTCATTTTTTCATAGCTAAAATCCGTTATGTTTTGACAATATTGAGGATGTCCAATGTCTTTAAGTCGTATTCGCCTAGCTTCTCTTCATGACAAGGTCATCAGTGCTGAACAAGCTGCGCAATTCATCGAAAATGGAATGACCGTTGGTATGAGTGGTTTTACTCGTGCCGGTGAAGCTAAAGCTGTTCCACAAGCACTTGTAGAGCTTGCAAAAAAGAATCCGTTAAAAATCACGTTAATTACGGGTGCTAGCTTAGGTAATGACTTAGACAAACAACTCACGGAAGCAGGTGTTTTATCTCGTCGCATGCCATTCCAAGTGGATAACACTTTACGCCGCGCAATTAACAACGGCGAAGTCATGTTTATTGACCAACACTTGTCAGAAACTGTTGAGCAAATGCGTAACCAGCAACTTAAACGTCCAGATGTTGCGGTCATTGAAGCAATTGCGATTACTGAAGATGGTGGCATTATTCCAACAACTTCTGTTGGTAACTCTGCAAGTTTTGCAATTTTTGCCGAAAAAGTAATTGTTGAAATCAACACTTCTTTAAGCGAAAGCTTTGAAGGTTTGCACGATATCTATATTCCAACTTACCGTCCAACACGTACGCCAATTCCATTAACAAAAGTGGATGAACGTATTGGTACAACAGCTATCCAAATCGATCCTTCGAGAATTGTTGGTATTGTCTTTAACGATACACATGACTCTCCATCGACAGTCACTCCACCGGATGATGAGACTCAAGGCATTGCCAATCACCTTATCGCATTCTTTGAAAAAGAAGTAGCTGAAGGTCGTTTACCGAAGAACCTTGGTCCACTCCAAGCAGGGATCGGTTCAATTGCAAACGCTGTACTAACAGGTTTAAAAGATTCTAATTTTGAAGACCTCATCATGTACTCAGAAGTACTACAAGACTGTACTTTTGAACTAATTGATGCAGGCAAAATGAAATTTGCTTCTGGTAGTTCAATTACGCTTTCAGCAAAATGTGGTGAAAAAGTTTTTGGCAATATCGAAGCTTACAAAGACAAATTAGTGCTTCGTCCACAAGAAATTTCTAATCACCCTGAGCTTGTACGTCGTTTAGGTATTATCGGTATTAATACTGCGCTTGAGTTTGATATTTACGGTAACGTGAACTCAACTCACGTGTGTGGTACTAAAATGATGAACGGTATTGGTGGTTCAGGTGACTTCGCTCGTAATGCGCACTTGGCAATCTTTGTAACCAAATCTATTGCTAAAGGCGGCGATATTTCTTCTATCGTGCCAATGGTGAGTCACGTTGATCATAGTGAACACGACGTTGATATTTTAGTGACAGAGCAAGGTTTAGCAGACTTACGTGGTTTAGCACCTCGTGAACGTGCTCGCGCTATTATCGACAACTGCGTACACCCGCTTTACCGTGATGCATTAAATGACTACTTTGATCGTGCATGTGCTAAAGGCGGACATACACCTCACTTACTTCGTGAAGCATTGTCTTGGCATGCAAACTTCGAAGAAACAGGCCAAATGCTTCAACCAACACCGGTTGCAAAATCAGCTTAAGCCATACTTTTAATTTAAGCACTCCTTCGGGGGTGCTTTTTTATTTGTGTAAATTATTCACAAACTACTGCTCAAGTTCGAATTTTTATTTTATCTTTTCAATACATCAAAACAAAAAGTAGAAATCCATATGTTCATTATTCGCCAATTTACAAATGCAGATCTGGATGATGTGGTCAATTTATGGGAAAGCTGTGGCCTAACTCGCCCTTGGAATAACCCTGAAACGGATATTTTCAGGAAAGTTTCGCAGCAGGATGATTTATTCCTCGTTGCTATTAAGGATGAGCAACTGATTGGCACGCTTATGGGCGGCTACGACGGCCATAGAGGCTGGATTAATTATCTGGCTGTTCACCCCCATCAACAACGCCTAGGAATAGCCACAGCGCTTGTTCAACAGCTTGAGAAGCGGCTTATGGCGCGTGGCTGCCCCAAATTACAATTATTAGTGCGTAAAGATAATCTGAATGTATTGAATTTTTACGAGCAGCTGGGCTATGACGAAGTAGAAGCGGTATGTTTAGGAAAACGTCTTATTAGTGACAACCCTCATGACTAAAGGCGCCTTTTCAAATGAAGAGCCTTTAGGAAATAAAGCCAGACCTTGGGATAACTCACTTTACTTGTGGATAAAATGAGGGTTATACACAGGTGAAGTCATTCTACTCACGTATCAAATAAATAGGCATGAAAAAAGCCCCATACTTAAAGTATGGGGCTTTTTCGAATATGGTGGCGAGACCCAGGATCGAACTGGGGACACACGGATTTTCAATCCGTTGCTCTACCAACTGAGCTATCACGCCGATGGCCTGTATTAAGCCGTATCTCAGAACAATAGTCAACAATTATCCTGAGTTTTTGATTTAAATGAGTATTTTTTATACTCAAAAAAAATCCCTGATGGGATCAGGGATTGAAAACACAAATAATGGTGGCGAGACCCAGGATCGAACTGGGGACACACGGATTTTCAATCCGTTGCTCTACCAACTGAGCTATCACGCCGAAGTGGGCGTATTAAACAATGTTTATAGGAGGACGTCAAGCAACTTCCGCATTTTTTGTAACAAGTGTTTAATTTTAAATCACAAGTGCCTCAAAAATAAGTTTTTAACTGTGCAATTTACCAATATGAGCTAAGCAGCGATGAATTGCACCACAACCTGGCTCAAAAATTTTAACGCCTTTTGCTTCTTCTATACGACAAGCTTCTTCAACTAGTCGCTCTGCTACTCCGCGTCCACGATTTGCAGGGTGTACAACTATATATTCAAGCACCTTGCTTTCACCTTGTCCTGAACACCAGATTGCACCTATAATTTTGGTGTTAAATTCGGCAGTGTATAGCGTGGTATACTGTTGTAAATCTTGTTCAAGTTGTTCAATCGCATCGTGCCCGTCACCAAACTCCGGACTTGTGTCATACAGTCGCTCAAGCTGATCGCGGATCTCTGAATTATCTAGAGAACTATAAGCATGTACGGTAATAGGCATTGATTAACCCTCCTGAGCAAACTATGATGCTGTCACGAATTCGTCACAGCGAAATTGTCGTTAACATCCAATCATTTTTGACGTTTTTTGAGGAACGTGTCCATGACGCAACGTATCAGTGAAGTGGTTAGAAATACCAATGAAACCAAAATTCGAGTTCGTTTAAATCTCGATGGTACTGGTCAAGGCACACTAAACACCGGAGTTCCATTTTTAGACCATATGATTGATCAAATCAAGCGACATGGCTTATTTGATATCGATATTCATTGTGATGGAGACTTAGAGATTGATGATCACCATACCGTAGAAGACTGCGGTATCACGCTTGGACAAGCTTTTGCACAAGCTTTAGGTGATAAAAAAGGTTTACGTCGTTATGGGCATTTTTACGCGCCATTAGACGAAGCTTTATCTCGTGTGGTTGTAGATTTGTCTGGTCGTCCGGGTTTATTTATGGATATTCCATTTACTCGCGCGCGCATTGGTACCTTTGACGTAGATTTATTTTCCGAGTTTTTCCAAGGTTTCGTAAACCATGCGCTTATGACCTTACACATCGATAACTTGAAAGGTAAAAATAGCCACCATCAAATCGAGAGTGTATTTAAAGCACTAGCACGTGCTTTACGTATGGCATGTGAAATTGATCCACGTGCTGAAAACACGATTGCATCGACAAAAGGTAGCCTCTAATGACACGTATCGCATTGCTTGATTATGGCATGGGTAATCTGCACTCAGCCGCTAAAGCACTTGAATATGTAGGTGCAACCGTCGATGTGACAAATGATCCAAAATTAATTGCACAAGCCGACAAAATTGTTTTCCCGGGTGTTGGGGCAATGCGTGACTGTATGCAAGGCATGCGTGAAGCAGGTATTGATGAAGTTGTACGCAAAGCAGCTTTTAATAAGCCTGTTCTTGCAATTTGCGTAGGCATGCAGGCACTACTACAAAGCTCAGAAGAAAACGGCGGTGTAGATGCCTTAGGTATTTTTGACGGGGTAGTAAAACACTTTCCTCAAATGGAAGGTTTAAAAGTCCCACACATGGGCTGGAACCAAGTTCATCAAATGGACCCAAGTCACCCGATGTGGAACAACATTGAACAAGATGCCCGCTTCTACTTTGTACACAGCTACTATGTTGAACCTAAAGATGAAAATCTTGTGGCTGCAACATGTGAGTATGGCGTGAACTTCTGCACAGCAATTCACAAAGATAATTTATTCGCGACTCAATTCCACCCAGAGAAAAGTCACACTGCTGGTTTGCAGTTACTGAAAAACTTTGTGGAATGGAATATTTAATTCAATTCAAAAACTAAAACAGATCAGGTCAAGATAGCCTGATCTGTTTTTTTATTTATAATAATAACCAATCATTTATATAATGATATTTTATTCAACAAAATATTGAATATTCATACTTTTAAATAAAATCAAATGATTAGGATAAACACAATGAATTCACCTTTTGAAAATCAACCACTTCAACAAGATTCACCGTTTAAGGCAAATGGTCGTTTTGGACGACTCTCTTATGCAGCTTGGACATTCTTATTTACGCTAGTCCTTGTTACCGCCATTCTACTTATTATGTTTACTTTTGGTTTTACAAACCCTGAAGGTGCCCCAGACTTTTCTACGCCTGGCTTAATCTGTATAGCAATTCTTTATATAGTCGGTATTTATATTAACTTCGTATTTACTATCCGCCGTTTGCATGACCGCAATAATACAGGGTGGCTCTCTTTACTGATGCTAGTACCAGTCGTGAATATTGGCCTTGCCATTTATTTATTCTGTGCAAAAGGAACTGAAGGTCCTAATGATTATGGACCTAAGCGTCCAACGCCAAGCTGGGAGCGTGTTTTAGGCTGGATTTATATTGTGCTTATCCCGCTTGCATTAATTTTTGGTGTTATTGCCGTAATTATGGCTCCAACCTATGAAGGTTATGTCGAGAAAAGCGAAAGTATTGTAATTGGTAGCCCATCTCAGTCTGAATAATTTTTAAAGATGTACATAAAGCCTAGTTCTCTAGGCTTTATTCATATATAAAGTGAATAGCCCTATTCATTTGTACGCTGTTAAATATGTCTGAAGCCTCTGCCCTTCTTGATAAAACTTCTATTCAGCAGCTCCCTCCTTTTGAAAATCTTAACTATCAAAATATTGTGGTGATTGAAAATAGCGAGCAATGCAAAACTATTGAAGAAGAATTAAGGGCAGCGACCTTTTTAGGATTTGATTCTGAATCTAAACCTACTTTTCAGGTAGGTGAAGTATCAACTGGCCCACATTTGATTCAGCTGGCTACAGAACACAAAGCCTATTTATTTCATGTCAATTCATCGACTTTAAAATTTTTACAGCCCATTTTGTCTAATCCAAAACAAATTAAAGTCGGCTTTGGGCTTAAAAATGATAAGCATATTTTTCACAAAAAAGGCATAGAACTTGAAAGCTGCGTTGACCTTGCTAAAGGTTTTAGCCACTTTGGTTTTAAACAACAAATGGGTTTACAAAAAGCCGTAGCACTATTACTTGGTCAGTATCTTGCCAAGTCGAAGAAAGTCGGAACTTCAAATTGGGCGCGAAAACCGCTTACTTCACAACAAATCAGTTATGCAGCTGCTGACGCCTATGCTGCCCTATTGGTATTTCTCGAGCTTAAAAAACGAAAGGTATTACCAATACATATTTCTGAAAAATTCAAACCGCACTTCAAGGGTAAAGTTATAAAAGTCTTTTCTAAGGCTTAGCGATTGATCAATACTTTGCTAAGATGTGCACAATTTCATAAACATGATGAAGCAAGGAGCGAAAGCATGCTAATCATTCCAGCAATTGACCTGAAAGATGGTAAATGTGTGCGTTTAAAACAAGGGCGTATGGAAGACGATACCGTTTTCTCTGACGATCCGGTTGCAACTGCCCAGCATTGGGTAAATGAAGGCGCACGACGTTTGCATTTGGTCGATTTGAATGGTGCTTTCGCAGGTACGCCTATTCATAAACCTGTTGTTGAAGCAATTGCAAAAGCTCAGCCAGAATTACCAATTCAAATTGGTGGCGGTATCCGCTCATTAGAAACCATTGAACACTATTTAGAAGCTGGTGTGACGTTTGTCATTATCGGTACTAAAGCCGTTCAAGAGCCTGAATTTGTAGAAGAAGCATGTAAACGCTTTGCAGGCCACATCATTGTTGGTATTGATGCCATGAATGGTATGGTTGCAACTGACGGCTGGGCAAACGTTACCGACGTGAAAGCAACTGATTTAGCAAAACGCTTTGCAGATGCAGGAGTGTCTAGCATTGTTTATACAGACATTGCGCGTGACGGCATGATGCAAGGTGTAAATGTTGAGCAAACTGTAAACTTGGCTCAATACTCAGGCTTACCAGTCATTGCTTCAGGTGGTGTAACCAACCTTGATGACGTTCGTAACTTAAAAGGCCAACCGGGCATTTTAGGTGCAATCACAGGCCGTGCAATTTATGAAGGTACTTTAAACCTTCGTGAAGCTCAGCTTTTGTTAGATGAAAACCGTCTTTAATTTTTTAAGATGTAAAAAAGAGCCTGATTAGGCTCTTTTTTATTGCTGATATGAAAATATATTTCGAATCAATACACCACATTACGAATAAATTTAAGTACTTGGCTACCGCTATTGATATATGTATAAGTCACTGAACTGGCAAAAATAAAAGATGAACCAGCCGCAATGGTTCTTGAGCTGTCTGTAAATTGTATAGTCAATTCGCCTTCTAACACATAAATCAGTTCTTGCCATCCTTCGGCATCGGCTTCAGCAACATAAGACTCCCCAACAGCCAAAGACCATGTCCAAAGTTCAATTTGAGAACGGGAAGGAACTGAAGCAAGAAAAGTTGCCTTGCTTTCTTCCTTTTCACCTTGCCAAGCGAGTGCATTTACTAAGGCATGTTCTTTATGCTCAGGCGCACTCACAATTGTTCTAAAATCTACTCCCAACACTGCCGCAATCGCATCGAGTTTAGCTAAGCTAATGTTGACTTGGCCTGTTTCCAAAGCAGCAATGGTACGTCTACTTACACCTGCCCGATCAGCCAAGTCCTGTTGGCTTAAACTGTGCTCATCTCTTAATGAACGGATATTTGTGCCTACATGTTGTAAAACGCTACTCGACTGGCTCATAAAATAGATGAATAAAGAAAATTTGAGCAATATATTGCACAAAACAGAAGAATAGCGCAATATGTGCAGTATATTGCACAATTCCCTTTAGTTTGAGTATGTCACCAACTTATCTGAGTTCAAGCAAAGTTCCTCAATTAGCTCTCATTTTGATTACGGTCATTTGGGGTGGAACATTTCTTACTGTGCAGTACGCACTGAATTTTTCATCACCTATGTTTTTTGTCGGCTGCCGTTTTGCCGTAGCTGCCTTAACGCTATTACTTATTTCATTAAAGAGCATGAAAGGCGTTACATTAAAAGACTTGGGCGCTGGCAGTGTAATTGGTCTTGTGATTGCGGCTGGCTATGGCACGCAGACAATCGGCCTGCAAACTATTCCGAGTAGTGAATCAGCTTTTTTAACGGCGCTGTATGTTCCGCTTGTTCCTATTTTAATGTGGCTCATATTTAGAAAAACTCCACATATCATGACTTGGGTGGGAGCAGCTCTTGCTTTTACTGGCCTTGTTTTATTGACGGGTAATGGTTTTAAGCAAATTTCTTTGAGTTTTGGACAGCTTTTAACAGTGCTCGGCGCCATTGCGATTGCCTTAGAAATTATTTTTATTAGCTACTTTGCTGGAAAGGTAAATTTGCGTCGCGTCACCATTATTCAACTTGGTGTCGCCTCTCTACTTTCTTTTGCTATTATGCCTATAGTAGGTGAACATACAATTCCAGCATTTTCATGGCCTCTAGTACTCATTGCTGTTGCATTAGGCTTAGCAAGTGCACTCATTCAATTTGTAATGAACTGGGCTCAACGTGTGGTTGACCCTTCGCGTGCTGCAATTATCTATGCAGGAGAACCTGTTTGGGCAGGCATTATTGGTCGAATTGCAGGTGAGCGTTTACCAGTTATTGCCCTTTTTGGGGGTGCTTTAGTGGTGTTAGGTGTTTTAGTCAGTGAGTTAAAAATTAAGCTGCCGATTAAGAAAAACAAAAGAGTCCGAGAATAAAAAAGAGAGCTTAACGCTCTCTTTTTTATTTATTAAGGTTGATACATCGGACGGTTATCATTTAACGCAATCAAACCGCGAATTGCACGATATACAATCCAGATCCATGCTGCTGCGATAACACCCACACAGAACACAGTCGATGAGATAGCAACACCTGCAAACAGATCGGTATTTTCACCCGTGAAGAACAAGAAAATAAATGGCAAAAAGGCAATAATATTCCAAGCCAAGTACCACCAGAATGTTCTGATTTGCCATGTAAAGTGGCTCGCAAAAATTGAACCCTGTACATCTGAGCGTTTTACATAGTTAATAATTAAAGCAATAATCGCAAGTAAGCCGCCTGTAAAAATGGCAACAATATAAAGTACATATAAAATAAGTGTTAAAGTACGATTTGGATCTTGGTCGATAGAACTATTCATTTTTATACCTCTCAAGTTTAATAAAACAATTTACTTTTATGATCCCCGCAAAACGTTTAAAGGAGAAATTAGCCACAAAATCAAAAGTAAATGAAAGAATATGGTACAAAAATAAATCTTACGAAATGGTTGTTTTTGTGTTTTATGTCTCAGTTTTTGTTGTGCCCACCACGCAGCTGGCCAGCCTCCTAAGAAACTGACAATGTGCAAAGTCTGCTCAGGAACACGGCGATTGCCCAATTGCGCTGCTTCTTTATCTTGTGAATATAGCCAATAACTTAAGACATTCATCATTAAGACAAACAATAAGGTATAAGCTGGCAAAATATGAATAAAACTCATAATGCACATTAAAACGAAATAAAACACAATTCCCATTTGCATAGCAGACCATGGGCTCGCCTGAAAAGAAGATTGTGTTTTTGCAGGCTTGGATGCTTTTCGAGTTTGAGATGCCTTTAAATAAGTGACCTGCTGAGCACGAAAACGGCCTCGTTCATCAAGGATTACCAGATATTCCAGTGCACAACCAATAATTGGCCGAGGTCCGGGGCGTGCAAAATCTTTGATATGCAAAAAGACTCGCTCTTTTTCAGCATCATCCGGCTGAATAAAGCCATAACCCTTTTCGTCGAACCATTCGACTAAACGCCCCTGATCTCGCATCTTTATTCCCTTTTATGCTTTTACATGGCTTAAACGGTCTTGCATCATTGCTCGCATTTCTTGCGGGTCTTTTTGCAAGATGTCATCGCCGGTACGTCCTTCTTCTTTATTTTTTTTAGCAACTTGTAAACGCATTGACCAAAAACGGCAAGCCGCCATTGCCAAGAATACATCTAAACATTCAAGTTCATCTGAAGTCAGCGCACGAATTTTTTGGTATGCCTCTAAATAAGCGTCTACTTTGTCTGAGTTTAAATGCGCTGCTGGATATTCGGTACAAAAATCATTAATGGTAATCGCAATATCAAAAAGCAACTCATCTTGATTTAACTCGTAAAAATCTAAAATACCTTGTAGTTGCTCGCCTTCAAACAAAGTATTGTCACGGAACAAATCTGAGTGAATAAAACCTGTCGGTCGATTTGAATACTGCGCTGTTTTCGCATTAAAGGCTTGATAAACCTGCTCAAGTAACGTTTGGTCATCTTGAGTCATATTTGGTTTAAGCTGCTCTGCAACACCTGTCCAGTATTGATGATCACGGCGATATTCGCGTTCAAGCGGAAAATCTTGTAAAGCTACATGTAGCTTCGCCTGTGCATCTGCAATTGCAGCAACTTGGGCTACTGTAGTTTGCATGGGATGGTGTCCCATTAAACGTGGTGCAATTTGTGCAGGCTTACCCGCAATAAAGTGAACCGCTTGGCCGCTGTGCTTTAATGGCACGGCAACGGGTACATCATGAGTACCTAACTGCTCAAGTACAGGAATAAGTTCACCTGCACCTTGTGCATCTAACTCTTCAAATACGGTGAGTACATATTGTTTGCGGTTTACATCAACCAGAAAATAATTGGTGTTTTGAATACCTCCCTGAATTGGGTTCAGCTCCAA
The window above is part of the Acinetobacter baumannii genome. Proteins encoded here:
- a CDS encoding helix-turn-helix domain-containing protein, whose translation is MSQSSSVLQHVGTNIRSLRDEHSLSQQDLADRAGVSRRTIAALETGQVNISLAKLDAIAAVLGVDFRTIVSAPEHKEHALVNALAWQGEKEESKATFLASVPSRSQIELWTWSLAVGESYVAEADAEGWQELIYVLEGELTIQFTDSSRTIAAGSSFIFASSVTYTYINSGSQVLKFIRNVVY
- a CDS encoding DUF4870 family protein gives rise to the protein MNSSIDQDPNRTLTLILYVLYIVAIFTGGLLAIIALIINYVKRSDVQGSIFASHFTWQIRTFWWYLAWNIIAFLPFIFLFFTGENTDLFAGVAISSTVFCVGVIAAAWIWIVYRAIRGLIALNDNRPMYQP
- a CDS encoding homoserine kinase gives rise to the protein MSVYTPLSLDEVRTFAAPYGLEVLELNPIQGGIQNTNYFLVDVNRKQYVLTVFEELDAQGAGELIPVLEQLGTHDVPVAVPLKHSGQAVHFIAGKPAQIAPRLMGHHPMQTTVAQVAAIADAQAKLHVALQDFPLEREYRRDHQYWTGVAEQLKPNMTQDDQTLLEQVYQAFNAKTAQYSNRPTGFIHSDLFRDNTLFEGEQLQGILDFYELNQDELLFDIAITINDFCTEYPAAHLNSDKVDAYLEAYQKIRALTSDELECLDVFLAMAACRFWSMRLQVAKKNKEEGRTGDDILQKDPQEMRAMMQDRLSHVKA
- a CDS encoding DMT family transporter, with the translated sequence MSPTYLSSSKVPQLALILITVIWGGTFLTVQYALNFSSPMFFVGCRFAVAALTLLLISLKSMKGVTLKDLGAGSVIGLVIAAGYGTQTIGLQTIPSSESAFLTALYVPLVPILMWLIFRKTPHIMTWVGAALAFTGLVLLTGNGFKQISLSFGQLLTVLGAIAIALEIIFISYFAGKVNLRRVTIIQLGVASLLSFAIMPIVGEHTIPAFSWPLVLIAVALGLASALIQFVMNWAQRVVDPSRAAIIYAGEPVWAGIIGRIAGERLPVIALFGGALVVLGVLVSELKIKLPIKKNKRVRE
- a CDS encoding DUF1294 domain-containing protein, producing MRDQGRLVEWFDEKGYGFIQPDDAEKERVFLHIKDFARPGPRPIIGCALEYLVILDERGRFRAQQVTYLKASQTRKASKPAKTQSSFQASPWSAMQMGIVFYFVLMCIMSFIHILPAYTLLFVLMMNVLSYWLYSQDKEAAQLGNRRVPEQTLHIVSFLGGWPAAWWAQQKLRHKTQKQPFRKIYFCTIFFHLLLILWLISPLNVLRGS